From a single Fibrobacter sp. UWH4 genomic region:
- a CDS encoding multidrug efflux SMR transporter, giving the protein MEWFMLAVAGVLEVVWASAMKYSEGFSKIVPSVITVIGFLLSAVFLSLAVKKLPLGTAYAIWTGLGTVGTFALGVYLFQEHFSIPKAICVLLILSGIVGLKLLH; this is encoded by the coding sequence ATGGAATGGTTTATGCTTGCCGTGGCGGGCGTTCTCGAAGTGGTTTGGGCCAGCGCCATGAAATACTCGGAGGGCTTTTCTAAAATAGTCCCTTCAGTCATCACGGTAATCGGTTTCCTTTTGAGCGCGGTCTTCTTGTCGCTCGCCGTAAAAAAACTGCCGCTCGGCACCGCCTATGCGATATGGACAGGACTAGGCACGGTGGGAACGTTCGCCCTGGGCGTTTATCTATTTCAGGAGCATTTCTCTATCCCGAAAGCCATTTGCGTTTTGCTTATCTTATCCGGGATTGTCGGCTTGAAATTATTGCATTAA
- a CDS encoding DUF4405 domain-containing protein: MPISAKIRMPLDIAMTVATLVLMGGNYFFESTAVHEILGVVLLVLWAVHITLNRRFFLSLFKGRYNAFRILQAVVNCGILLCAIFLMVSGIMLSNHVFAWLGIESGASFARTAHLLASHWYYVFMSLHIGLHLSLIANRLGLAGAFKSKTALIATRVIAALVAGYGIYAFVIRGLWKYMFLQQPFFFFDAERGYALFFVDYIAIVVLFAVAVHLFNAIISSRQSRIR; this comes from the coding sequence ATGCCTATTTCAGCAAAAATCCGTATGCCGCTTGATATCGCGATGACGGTCGCGACGCTCGTGCTGATGGGTGGCAATTATTTCTTTGAATCGACCGCCGTTCACGAGATTCTGGGCGTGGTGCTGCTTGTTCTGTGGGCGGTGCATATCACGCTGAACCGGCGATTTTTCCTTTCGCTGTTCAAGGGCCGTTACAACGCATTCCGCATCTTGCAGGCGGTCGTGAATTGCGGGATTCTTCTGTGCGCGATTTTCCTGATGGTGAGCGGAATCATGCTTTCGAACCACGTGTTCGCCTGGCTCGGGATTGAATCGGGCGCAAGTTTTGCCCGCACGGCACACCTGCTCGCAAGCCACTGGTATTATGTGTTCATGTCGCTCCACATCGGGCTGCATTTGAGCCTGATTGCAAACCGCTTGGGGCTTGCGGGCGCTTTCAAGTCAAAGACTGCCCTGATTGCAACCCGCGTGATTGCCGCTCTTGTGGCGGGCTACGGAATTTACGCCTTCGTAATTCGCGGGCTCTGGAAATACATGTTCCTGCAGCAGCCGTTTTTCTTCTTTGACGCGGAACGCGGCTACGCGCTATTTTTCGTGGACTATATCGCCATCGTCGTGCTGTTTGCCGTCGCGGTGCATCTTTTTAATGCAATAATTTCAAGCCGACAATCCCGGATAAGATAA